The DNA segment ATCTGCTTTTAGTGAAGTGGGTGAAAAACTTGCTATAGAAATGGGTTCCAGGAAGCTCAAATGCGTTTTTGTGACGATATCACCCGAAGGAGTTTTCAACGTTACTATACCGGGCATAGCATTTTGGGGTACAGTGAGGGTTATAAGCGTGGAAGTTCTTGCCGTAAATGCAGAAGCATCAATCACTATGTTATCAGGCAATACAATTGATGTAACCGCATCCAGATTTTCACCGATAAACCTTAATTCAGCTCCCCGTGCCACTGGCGAAGGGCCATAACTATTGAGAATAGTTACTCCAGCATTCCCTTCCTCCTTATTACATGATGTTGCCAGACCAATTGAGGTCACAAGGCAAACCCAAAAAAGCATCCGTATGTTAAATATCTTTTTCATCATATTTGAATTTATTTAAGGCAGGATGAAACAAACAGATTTCAAATTGCAAGATATTTGTTTCATCCTGATTATTTAAATGGCTTATTATTTGGACTTTGGTACTATTCTGAAATTGTCAAAGCACATATCACAATCATAGGTATCACCTCCATTGAATACGGCTCTTGTAAAATATCCACTAGAACTTAGTCCGAAGTTAGAATAACTTGCTGCAACTTCCTCAAATGGGATGGTCACGGTTTGCCATTCGCCTTTGGTATCATAAGGAGGGCTAAAAACGTA comes from the Bacteroidota bacterium genome and includes:
- a CDS encoding cell shape determination protein CcmA, yielding MMKKIFNIRMLFWVCLVTSIGLATSCNKEEGNAGVTILNSYGPSPVARGAELRFIGENLDAVTSIVLPDNIVIDASAFTARTSTLITLTVPQNAMPGIVTLKTPSGDIVTKTHLSFLEPISIASFSPTSLKAD